The proteins below come from a single Vanessa cardui chromosome 7, ilVanCard2.1, whole genome shotgun sequence genomic window:
- the LOC124531038 gene encoding carnitine O-acetyltransferase-like isoform X1 — protein sequence MSINSQVQKSNLEYEDFNMLRGLRLTSLKSCLLEPYASSFHVKCNYTSTKPSSKVQNLPRLPVPKLGDTLNKYLKTVQPFLNDAEFNTTCNLVKEFESGMGQKLQSLLEKRAEQHLNWLEDWWLNTAYLEYRDPVVVFSSPGLVFPFRKFNNQQDQLNYAAKTLLAALDYKDLIDNDKIPVEMMGKSPLDMSQYKKIFGTCRIPNEKRDKLSFNDSKHVTVIHNNHIFRVDLWGNDGKRLNEDQISQILKKVVDLSSTPASDAIGILTSENRDNWAKAYQLLSKDKVNRESLLDVETSLAVLCLDAATGVWRLEGDPRRTLAAAQTIHGGGSRSNGANRWFDKTIQFIVGADGITGLTYEHSPAEGQPIAVLTDFIINYIEQNKPVESSSSNPKDPVRLTFNVSKEVAQMISTAKTNLDKLVADLDLNCFKFDRYGKNFIKSHKMSPDSYLQMAMQYAFYKLHGTPGAHYESAATRMYAGGRTETIRSCSVQSVQFARAMLDERAAPRDKLAAMHGAVKAHKDYTVQALQGLGVDRHLLGLKLIAIENGIELPKLYSDTGYVRSAHMRISTSQVACRCDGFMCYGPLVADGYATCYNPRDDDVNFATAAFAAHPDTASATYRAALEHALTDMHDVLLRATQSKL from the exons ATGTCTATCAATAGCCAAGTTCAAAAGTCCAATCTCGAGTACGAA GACTTTAACATGCTTCGTGGGTTGAGATTA acATCTTTGAAGAGTTGTCTTTTAGAACCATATGCCAGTTCTTTTCACGTAAAATGCAATTACACATCAACAAAACCATCAAGTAAGGTGCAAAATTTGCCAAGGCTACCAGTGCCTAAACTCGGAGACACCCTCAATAAGTATTTGAAAACAGTCCAACCCTTTTTAAATGATGCAGAATTTAATACAACTTGTAATCTTGTCAAGGAATTTGAAAGTGGTATGGGGCAAAAATTACag AGTCTTTTAGAAAAGAGAGCTGAACAACATCTAAACTGGCTTGAAGATTGGTGGCTTAATACAGCATACTTAGAGTATCGTGACCCTGTTGTTGTATTTTCTAGCCCTGGCTTAGTTTTTCCTTTTCGTAAATTTAACAACCAGCAAGACCAATTAAACTATGCAGCTAAAACCTTATTAGCTGCCTTAGATTACAAGGATTTAATAGATAA TGATAAAATTCCAGTTGAAATGATGGGAAAAAGTCCTCTGGATATGTCAcaatataaaaagatatttgGGACTTGCCGCATACCAAATGAAAAAAGAGACAAATTATCTTTCAATGATTCTAAACATGTAACTGTAATACATAATAACCAT ATTTTCCGAGTCGATCTTTGGGGCAATGATGGAAAAAGGTTAAATGAAGATCAAATTTCTCAAATTTTGAAGAAAGTAGTTGATTTATCATCGACTCCGGCTAGTGATGCAATTGGTATTCTTACCTCCGAAAACAGAGATAACTGGGCAAAGGCTTATCAGCTACTCAGTAAAG ACAAAGTGAACAGGGAATCTCTTTTGGACGTTGAGACGAGCCTGGCGGTGTTGTGTTTGGACGCCGCGACAGGCGTGTGGCGATTGGAGGGCGACCCGCGACGCACGCTCGCCGCCGCCCAGACCATACACGGCGGTGGTTCGCGCAGCAACGGCGCCAATCGATGGTTCGACAAGACTATACAG TTCATCGTCGGAGCAGACGGCATCACAGGCCTCACATACGAACATTCCCCCGCTGAAGGACAACCGATAGCTGTACTGActgatttcattattaattacat agAGCAAAATAAACCTGTCGAATCGTCATCTTCGAATCCGAAGGATCCCGTCCGACTCACATTCAACGTTAGCAAAGAAGTCGCACAGATGATATCAACAGCAAAAACTAACTTGGACAA ATTAGTTGCAGATCTAGACTTAAATTGCTTCAAGTTCGACAGATACGGCAAGAACTTTATCAAGTCGCACAAAATGAGCCCTGACAGCTATCTCCAGATGGCAATGCAATATGCTTTTTACAA GCTACACGGCACGCCGGGCGCCCACTACGAGTCGGCGGCGACGCGCATGTACGCGGGCGGGCGCACGGAGACCATCCGCTCGTGCTCCGTGCAGTCCGTGCAGTTCGCGCGCGCCATGCTGGACgagcgcgccgcgccgcgcgacAAGCTCGCCGCCATGCACGGCGCCGTCAAGGCGCACAAGGACTACACCGTGCAG GCATTACAAGGCTTAGGCGTCGATAGACATTTACTGGGATTAAAGTTGATAGCGATCGAGAATGGTATCGAATTACCGAAACTATACTCCGACACCGGATACGTGCGAAGCGCTCACATGAGAATTTCCACGAGTCAG GTGGCGTGCCGGTGCGACGGCTTCATGTGCTACGGGCCGCTGGTGGCGGACGGGTACGCGACGTGCTACAATCCGCGCGACGATGACGTCAACTTCGCCACGGCGGCGTTCGCGGCGCACCCCGACACCGCCAGCGCGACGTACCGCGCCGCGCTCGAGCACGCGCTCACCGACATGCACGACGTGCTTCTACGCGCCACGCAGTCCAAGCTCTGA
- the LOC124531068 gene encoding ras-related protein Rab-14, producing MTSGPYNYSYIFKYIIIGDMGVGKSCLLHQFTEKKFMADCPHTIGVEFGTRIIEVAGQKIKLQIWDTAGQERFRAVTRSYYRGAAGALMVYDITRRSTYNHLSSWLTDTRNLTNPSTVIFLIGNKSDLDGQRDVTYEEAKQFADENGLMFVEASAKTGQNVEEAFLETAKKIYQSIQDGRLDLNAAESGVQHKPASPGRPLAAPPAARDHCAC from the exons ATGACATCTGGACCTTACAAttactcatatatttttaaatatataattattggtgACATGGGGGTGGGAAAGTCATGTCTTTTACATCAATTTACAGAgaaaaaat TTATGGCTGATTGTCCTCACACAATTGGTGTAGAATTTGGAACTCGAATAATTGAAGTTGCTGGTCAAAAAATAAAGCTACAGATTTGGGATACAGCTGGACAGGAAAGATTCAGAGCAGTAACACGTTCTTATTACAGAGGAGCAGCGGGTGCTTTGATGGTATATGATATAACAAGAAG ATCAACCTACAATCATCTAAGTAGCTGGCTTACAGATACTCGCAACTTGACAAATCCTAGCACAGTGATATTTCTTATTGGAAATAAGTCTGATTTAGACGGCCAAAGAGATGTTACATACGAAGAAGCCAAACAGTTTGCCGATGAAAATGGATTAATGTTTGTCGAAGCTAGTGCTAAAAC GGGTCAGAACGTCGAGGAGGCGTTCCTAGAAACCGCGAAGAAAATATATCAGAGTATCCAAGACGGGCGGCTGGATCTCAACGCGGCGGAGTCGGGCGTGCAACACAAGCCGGCGTCGCCCGGCCGCCCGCtggccgcgccgcccgccgcgcgcgaCCACTGCGCCTGCTAA
- the LOC124531271 gene encoding probable NADH dehydrogenase [ubiquinone] iron-sulfur protein 6, mitochondrial produces the protein MYSVSRTSQVIKCISPTIRPLAIRCITNKIEDVGTHTGQKWDSDDYRLARFALAPKQVNKNWAINLIAEVPPKEVTERVVWCDGGSGPEGHPRVYINLDKPGDHSCGYCGLRFVKKDHH, from the exons ATGTATTCTGTTTCAAGGACTAGCCaagttattaaatgtatttcacCTACAATTAGACCTTTGGCAATTCGTTGCATAACGAACAAAATAGAAGATGTGGGTACGCACACAGGGCAG AAATGGGATTCTGATGACTATCGACTTGCCAGATTTGCATTGGCTCCCAAACAAGTTAATAAAAATTGGGCTATTAACTTAATAGCTGAAGTTCCACCAAAAGAAGTAACGGAGCGAGTTGTATGGTGTGATGGAGGAAGTGGGCCAGAAGGTCATCCAAGAGTTTACATTAATCTG gatAAACCTGGCGATCATTCCTGTGGATACTGTGGATTGAGATTTGTTAAGAAGGATCATCACTAA
- the LOC124531038 gene encoding carnitine O-acetyltransferase-like isoform X2, translated as MLRGLRLTSLKSCLLEPYASSFHVKCNYTSTKPSSKVQNLPRLPVPKLGDTLNKYLKTVQPFLNDAEFNTTCNLVKEFESGMGQKLQSLLEKRAEQHLNWLEDWWLNTAYLEYRDPVVVFSSPGLVFPFRKFNNQQDQLNYAAKTLLAALDYKDLIDNDKIPVEMMGKSPLDMSQYKKIFGTCRIPNEKRDKLSFNDSKHVTVIHNNHIFRVDLWGNDGKRLNEDQISQILKKVVDLSSTPASDAIGILTSENRDNWAKAYQLLSKDKVNRESLLDVETSLAVLCLDAATGVWRLEGDPRRTLAAAQTIHGGGSRSNGANRWFDKTIQFIVGADGITGLTYEHSPAEGQPIAVLTDFIINYIEQNKPVESSSSNPKDPVRLTFNVSKEVAQMISTAKTNLDKLVADLDLNCFKFDRYGKNFIKSHKMSPDSYLQMAMQYAFYKLHGTPGAHYESAATRMYAGGRTETIRSCSVQSVQFARAMLDERAAPRDKLAAMHGAVKAHKDYTVQALQGLGVDRHLLGLKLIAIENGIELPKLYSDTGYVRSAHMRISTSQVACRCDGFMCYGPLVADGYATCYNPRDDDVNFATAAFAAHPDTASATYRAALEHALTDMHDVLLRATQSKL; from the exons ATGCTTCGTGGGTTGAGATTA acATCTTTGAAGAGTTGTCTTTTAGAACCATATGCCAGTTCTTTTCACGTAAAATGCAATTACACATCAACAAAACCATCAAGTAAGGTGCAAAATTTGCCAAGGCTACCAGTGCCTAAACTCGGAGACACCCTCAATAAGTATTTGAAAACAGTCCAACCCTTTTTAAATGATGCAGAATTTAATACAACTTGTAATCTTGTCAAGGAATTTGAAAGTGGTATGGGGCAAAAATTACag AGTCTTTTAGAAAAGAGAGCTGAACAACATCTAAACTGGCTTGAAGATTGGTGGCTTAATACAGCATACTTAGAGTATCGTGACCCTGTTGTTGTATTTTCTAGCCCTGGCTTAGTTTTTCCTTTTCGTAAATTTAACAACCAGCAAGACCAATTAAACTATGCAGCTAAAACCTTATTAGCTGCCTTAGATTACAAGGATTTAATAGATAA TGATAAAATTCCAGTTGAAATGATGGGAAAAAGTCCTCTGGATATGTCAcaatataaaaagatatttgGGACTTGCCGCATACCAAATGAAAAAAGAGACAAATTATCTTTCAATGATTCTAAACATGTAACTGTAATACATAATAACCAT ATTTTCCGAGTCGATCTTTGGGGCAATGATGGAAAAAGGTTAAATGAAGATCAAATTTCTCAAATTTTGAAGAAAGTAGTTGATTTATCATCGACTCCGGCTAGTGATGCAATTGGTATTCTTACCTCCGAAAACAGAGATAACTGGGCAAAGGCTTATCAGCTACTCAGTAAAG ACAAAGTGAACAGGGAATCTCTTTTGGACGTTGAGACGAGCCTGGCGGTGTTGTGTTTGGACGCCGCGACAGGCGTGTGGCGATTGGAGGGCGACCCGCGACGCACGCTCGCCGCCGCCCAGACCATACACGGCGGTGGTTCGCGCAGCAACGGCGCCAATCGATGGTTCGACAAGACTATACAG TTCATCGTCGGAGCAGACGGCATCACAGGCCTCACATACGAACATTCCCCCGCTGAAGGACAACCGATAGCTGTACTGActgatttcattattaattacat agAGCAAAATAAACCTGTCGAATCGTCATCTTCGAATCCGAAGGATCCCGTCCGACTCACATTCAACGTTAGCAAAGAAGTCGCACAGATGATATCAACAGCAAAAACTAACTTGGACAA ATTAGTTGCAGATCTAGACTTAAATTGCTTCAAGTTCGACAGATACGGCAAGAACTTTATCAAGTCGCACAAAATGAGCCCTGACAGCTATCTCCAGATGGCAATGCAATATGCTTTTTACAA GCTACACGGCACGCCGGGCGCCCACTACGAGTCGGCGGCGACGCGCATGTACGCGGGCGGGCGCACGGAGACCATCCGCTCGTGCTCCGTGCAGTCCGTGCAGTTCGCGCGCGCCATGCTGGACgagcgcgccgcgccgcgcgacAAGCTCGCCGCCATGCACGGCGCCGTCAAGGCGCACAAGGACTACACCGTGCAG GCATTACAAGGCTTAGGCGTCGATAGACATTTACTGGGATTAAAGTTGATAGCGATCGAGAATGGTATCGAATTACCGAAACTATACTCCGACACCGGATACGTGCGAAGCGCTCACATGAGAATTTCCACGAGTCAG GTGGCGTGCCGGTGCGACGGCTTCATGTGCTACGGGCCGCTGGTGGCGGACGGGTACGCGACGTGCTACAATCCGCGCGACGATGACGTCAACTTCGCCACGGCGGCGTTCGCGGCGCACCCCGACACCGCCAGCGCGACGTACCGCGCCGCGCTCGAGCACGCGCTCACCGACATGCACGACGTGCTTCTACGCGCCACGCAGTCCAAGCTCTGA